Proteins encoded together in one Anaerococcus murdochii window:
- a CDS encoding ABC transporter ATP-binding protein codes for MENRQDLVVFDKYNFKYKSQVEPSLFDIDLKVKKGEKIIIVGPSGSGKSTLAKSLNGQIPNTFPGDITGSCLIDGKDLLDSSIFDLSLSVGTVLQDTDGQFVGLTVAEDIAFSLENDNVDQEEMKKIVEKWAKELNLSKLLEMKPGELSGGQKQSVSIAGVLVSDVPILLLDEPLANLDPKSGRRTMELLKRLADKLGYTVIVIEHRFEEALLLDPDRIIAVDGGKILADMSPTDLLKSDILEKIGIRRPLYIDAMKYAGVDISGYEKLGDFDEVDISPSDLAKIEGWAKGQVGKEIKKTNEEVIKIENLTFSYERENILENLSLEIDKGEIISILGPNGAGKSTLAKLMCGFLRPDSGKIILAGKDSKDLSIKEIADKVGFILQNPNAMISKTMIFDEVAFGLRVRGVAEDVIKKKVHDALEICGLYSFRKWPISALSYGQRRRVTIASILVLDPEVIIMDEPTAGQDFHHYTKMMEFIRKINKEYDLTILMISHDMHLIEEYTDRALVIGDKKILADTTPAELFSQSELIDRANLAETSLFKLGQRLKSMDALDFIETFIGYERSKR; via the coding sequence ATGGAAAATAGACAGGACCTGGTAGTTTTTGACAAGTACAATTTTAAATACAAGTCCCAGGTCGAACCTTCGCTTTTTGACATAGATTTAAAAGTGAAAAAGGGCGAGAAAATAATAATTGTGGGCCCATCTGGCTCTGGCAAGTCCACCCTTGCCAAAAGCCTAAATGGACAGATTCCAAACACCTTTCCTGGGGATATAACAGGCTCTTGTCTAATTGATGGAAAAGATTTACTTGATTCGTCTATTTTTGACCTATCCCTATCGGTAGGCACAGTTCTTCAAGATACAGACGGTCAATTCGTAGGCCTTACAGTTGCCGAAGACATTGCCTTCTCTCTAGAAAATGACAATGTAGACCAGGAAGAGATGAAAAAAATCGTTGAGAAGTGGGCGAAAGAATTAAATCTTTCTAAGCTTTTAGAAATGAAACCTGGAGAGCTTTCGGGGGGACAAAAGCAATCGGTCTCCATAGCTGGGGTCTTGGTTTCAGATGTGCCGATTTTATTACTTGATGAACCTCTGGCAAATCTTGATCCAAAGTCTGGCAGAAGGACTATGGAGTTATTAAAAAGGCTCGCTGATAAGCTTGGTTACACAGTTATTGTAATTGAACATAGGTTTGAAGAGGCCCTTTTACTTGATCCCGATAGGATAATTGCTGTTGACGGTGGGAAAATTCTTGCGGATATGAGTCCGACTGACCTTTTAAAGTCAGATATTTTGGAGAAAATCGGTATTAGAAGACCTCTTTATATCGACGCTATGAAATACGCTGGCGTAGACATTTCTGGATACGAAAAGCTTGGAGACTTTGATGAAGTTGATATATCTCCAAGTGACCTAGCCAAGATAGAAGGATGGGCCAAGGGGCAGGTCGGCAAAGAAATCAAAAAAACTAATGAAGAAGTGATTAAAATAGAGAATCTAACCTTCTCCTATGAGAGGGAAAATATTTTGGAAAATCTTTCCCTAGAGATTGACAAGGGGGAAATAATTTCGATTTTAGGTCCGAATGGAGCAGGAAAATCAACACTCGCCAAGCTTATGTGTGGGTTCTTAAGACCAGATTCTGGGAAAATAATCCTTGCAGGGAAGGATTCGAAAGACCTATCCATAAAAGAAATTGCCGATAAGGTTGGCTTCATCCTCCAAAATCCAAACGCTATGATTTCAAAGACTATGATTTTTGATGAAGTCGCTTTTGGTTTGAGGGTGAGGGGAGTGGCCGAAGATGTAATCAAGAAGAAAGTTCACGATGCTCTTGAAATTTGTGGCCTATATTCCTTTAGGAAGTGGCCGATTTCCGCTCTTTCTTACGGGCAAAGACGAAGGGTCACTATAGCTTCGATTTTGGTTTTGGACCCAGAAGTGATTATTATGGATGAGCCGACAGCCGGTCAAGACTTCCACCACTATACAAAAATGATGGAATTTATAAGGAAAATCAACAAAGAATATGACCTAACCATCCTAATGATTAGCCATGATATGCACCTAATTGAGGAATATACAGATAGGGCTCTTGTAATCGGTGATAAGAAAATCCTAGCTGATACTACTCCAGCTGAGCTTTTTAGTCAAAGTGAATTAATTGACAGGGCAAATCTTGCCGAGACATCGCTTTTTAAACTTGGTCAGAGGCTTAAAAGTATGGATGCCCTTGACTTTATAGAGACCTTTATTGGTTATGAAAGGAGCAAGAGATGA
- a CDS encoding ECF-type riboflavin transporter substrate-binding protein: MKKNNSITTIVAIGIGAAVFFILGRYLSIPVGFIPNTSVETTYPFLALMSVLFGPVAGGLIGLIGHAIKDLLTYGLWWSWVVTSGITGFGYGLVGSKLDISQGAFTKKDMVKFNVGQIIVNVLCWGIIAPVLDILIYSEPANKVFAQGFVSAGLNSVAVGILGTILIAAYAKTRTADNSLKRD; this comes from the coding sequence ATGAAAAAGAATAATTCTATTACTACAATTGTAGCTATCGGTATTGGCGCTGCTGTATTTTTTATCCTAGGTAGGTATTTATCTATACCAGTTGGCTTTATACCAAACACATCAGTTGAAACAACCTATCCATTCTTGGCTTTGATGTCAGTTCTTTTTGGACCAGTAGCAGGCGGCCTAATCGGTCTTATTGGCCATGCTATTAAGGACCTTCTAACTTATGGTCTATGGTGGTCATGGGTTGTAACATCAGGCATCACAGGCTTTGGTTACGGTCTAGTTGGATCTAAACTTGACATTTCTCAGGGCGCTTTTACAAAAAAAGACATGGTTAAATTCAATGTTGGCCAAATTATTGTAAATGTTCTTTGCTGGGGAATCATTGCACCAGTTTTGGATATTTTAATCTATTCAGAACCAGCTAACAAGGTTTTTGCCCAAGGTTTTGTATCAGCAGGCTTAAATTCAGTAGCAGTTGGTATCTTAGGTACAATTTTAATCGCAGCTTATGCTAAGACAAGAACAGCAGATAATTCACTAAAAAGAGATTAG
- a CDS encoding SAM hydrolase/SAM-dependent halogenase family protein: protein MNTLVFQSDFGLGDGAVSAMHGVSFMVNPDLTIDDLTHEIMPYNIFEASYRLLQTIKYWPEGTVFVSVVDPGVGSSRHSIVVKTKSGHYIVTPDNGTISHVAKYIGLESARIIDEIKDRLPFSENSHTFHGRDVYAYNGAKLAGDTSYYDFLDTLSLDELCYETIKDAKITDGVIEGTVDILDIRFGSLWTNISLDMLNEAGIKQGDMIKVIIYYKGIKKYENQMTFGHSFADVGLGETVAYINSLINLGIAINQASFSATYQIGTGADWSIFIKKEQ, encoded by the coding sequence ATGAACACATTAGTTTTTCAATCAGATTTCGGTTTAGGAGACGGAGCAGTTTCCGCTATGCACGGAGTAAGTTTTATGGTAAATCCAGACTTAACCATAGACGACTTGACTCATGAAATTATGCCCTACAATATTTTTGAAGCATCTTATAGGCTTTTACAAACTATCAAGTATTGGCCAGAGGGCACAGTTTTTGTATCAGTAGTTGACCCAGGGGTTGGCTCTAGTCGCCATTCTATAGTGGTAAAAACCAAGTCAGGTCACTATATAGTCACACCAGATAATGGCACCATTTCCCATGTGGCAAAATATATAGGCCTTGAGTCTGCAAGGATTATAGACGAGATAAAGGATAGACTTCCTTTTTCCGAAAATTCTCACACCTTCCATGGTAGAGATGTCTATGCCTACAACGGGGCAAAACTTGCCGGTGATACTTCTTATTATGATTTTCTAGATACGCTTAGTCTAGATGAGCTTTGCTATGAAACCATAAAAGATGCAAAAATCACTGATGGAGTCATAGAAGGCACTGTTGACATCTTAGATATTAGGTTTGGATCTTTATGGACAAATATTAGCCTCGATATGCTAAACGAAGCTGGTATCAAACAAGGGGATATGATTAAGGTCATTATCTATTATAAGGGAATCAAAAAATATGAAAATCAGATGACCTTTGGCCATTCCTTTGCAGATGTAGGTTTGGGTGAAACCGTAGCCTATATCAATTCGTTAATCAATCTTGGTATCGCAATTAACCAAGCGTCATTTTCTGCCACCTACCAAATCGGTACAGGGGCAGATTGGAGTATTTTTATTAAAAAGGAGCAATAA
- a CDS encoding amidohydrolase, with the protein MNKILGEIYKEIDDRFVQMVDFRRRIHQNAELSFEEVETAEFVEDFYKDKDVEITSHMGGNGLRVIIDTGKSGKTIALRADFDALPIKEETGLSFASKNEGVMHACGHDAHTAYLMVLGDILREKKEKLSGKIVLIHQHAEEVPPGGAKGMIEAGVLDGVDNVFGIHVMSAMDYGTIQYHKGNTQTGRAMFKIKFQGKGGHGSMPHLSNDSIVAASHFVTAVQTVVSRRLSPYEVGVVTIGSFDGKGTFNIIKDSVTVEGDVRAMADETKKTIEDEIKTIARGIGETFKVGVEIEYTDDYPVLYNDPEMTQLVVNAVKEANIKEVTDIIDCGPQPPSEDFSYYAKERPSCFFYVGAKKEDAPYPHHHPKFDIREDAMKICAKAMAAVVVKYLGE; encoded by the coding sequence TTGAATAAAATTTTAGGTGAAATTTATAAGGAAATCGATGATCGTTTTGTTCAAATGGTTGATTTTCGTAGAAGGATCCACCAAAATGCTGAGCTTTCTTTTGAGGAAGTGGAAACTGCTGAATTCGTTGAAGACTTTTATAAGGATAAGGATGTGGAAATTACAAGCCACATGGGCGGTAATGGTCTTAGGGTTATAATTGATACAGGAAAATCTGGCAAGACAATTGCCCTTAGGGCTGATTTTGATGCCCTTCCTATTAAGGAAGAAACAGGTCTTAGTTTTGCTTCAAAAAACGAAGGGGTCATGCACGCTTGCGGACATGATGCCCACACAGCCTATTTAATGGTCCTTGGAGATATCCTCCGTGAGAAAAAAGAAAAACTTTCTGGAAAAATCGTGCTTATCCACCAACACGCCGAAGAAGTCCCACCCGGAGGTGCCAAGGGGATGATTGAGGCGGGCGTCCTCGACGGGGTTGATAATGTTTTTGGCATTCACGTCATGTCCGCCATGGATTATGGAACTATTCAATACCACAAGGGCAACACCCAAACTGGCAGGGCCATGTTTAAGATAAAATTTCAAGGTAAGGGAGGTCATGGATCAATGCCTCATTTATCAAACGACTCAATTGTAGCCGCAAGTCATTTTGTGACAGCTGTTCAAACTGTCGTAAGCCGTAGACTTTCTCCATACGAGGTGGGAGTTGTGACTATCGGTTCTTTTGACGGCAAGGGAACTTTTAATATAATCAAGGATTCTGTAACTGTCGAAGGCGACGTCAGGGCCATGGCAGATGAGACCAAAAAAACAATTGAAGACGAAATAAAGACCATTGCCAGGGGAATTGGGGAGACTTTTAAGGTTGGAGTTGAGATTGAATATACTGATGATTACCCAGTTTTATACAATGACCCTGAAATGACCCAGCTGGTTGTTAATGCTGTTAAGGAAGCAAATATCAAGGAAGTGACTGACATAATTGATTGTGGTCCTCAGCCACCATCAGAAGATTTCTCTTATTATGCCAAGGAAAGGCCATCCTGCTTTTTCTATGTAGGTGCAAAAAAGGAAGACGCTCCATACCCACACCACCACCCAAAATTTGACATAAGAGAAGATGCCATGAAAATCTGCGCCAAGGCTATGGCTGCTGTTGTTGTTAAATATTTGGGGGAATAA
- a CDS encoding ABC transporter substrate-binding protein: protein MKNKKLYSSLMALALVLSLTACGSSSDSNNEARSKTSGQEESKEAGGSNDGQEENLDNFEKQTADDTIVLGVGTINGDFIQGYNNDANDVNVRRFMGIEGNNGYNCYVIDEYGQFQTNTAALEKDPEVIKNEDGSMTTKYTIKKDLKWSDGEPITADDYLFGILLESDKDFNTLTGSLNVGGDSLKGFDAFKKGDSDSFEGLEKIDDYTFSITVDASQLPYFESQALSNAGPTPLHYIGQNLAVAKDGKKLVVKDGYQVTDQDKENYKKSIDNQIALLKENFDKDNEGEDKESEDYKKAKEELDQKEKDLEARKNGDVDPTRLLIEEAMIKETSDYRFNPAVTCGPYKFNKFENNMVKLDLNENYQGNFKGQKASIPHIIVQLVNRNIGPDLLENGDIDIWEGETDGAKIDQLKKAQEAGKIGLTSYERNGYGNIIFLTDRGATQYKEVRQAIASLMDRNEFVQAFLGGYGVVTNGMYGQSQWMYKERGSDLQEKLTNWVLNIDKANELLDKTPYKFEKDGKTPWYKAKALDEFSKNQEGFDYYRYDENGNKLVVNQYGAEQSPITTLISNQLPPNAKQAGMEYNVTAGSFSTLMDYLSFPKEDAQYTAFSMASDFSTPFDPWFYYSSEGPFNRSKVNDPKADEVTSNLRKTDPTDKEGYLDKWEEFQKWYNDYLPEIPLYSNVFHTGYSNRIKGFDVITPVWQACDQINAMTLEK from the coding sequence ATGAAGAACAAAAAACTTTATTCATCCTTAATGGCTTTGGCTTTAGTCCTAAGTCTTACGGCTTGTGGATCTAGTTCAGATTCTAACAACGAAGCGAGAAGTAAAACAAGCGGACAAGAAGAAAGCAAGGAAGCTGGTGGATCTAACGATGGTCAAGAAGAAAATCTTGATAATTTCGAAAAGCAAACAGCTGATGATACCATCGTTTTGGGTGTTGGTACTATTAATGGTGACTTCATCCAAGGCTACAACAATGATGCCAATGATGTAAATGTTAGAAGGTTTATGGGTATCGAAGGAAATAATGGCTATAATTGCTATGTAATTGACGAATATGGCCAATTTCAAACAAATACAGCAGCTCTTGAAAAGGATCCTGAAGTGATCAAGAATGAAGATGGGTCTATGACTACTAAATATACCATCAAAAAAGATTTGAAATGGTCAGACGGTGAGCCTATTACAGCTGATGATTATCTTTTCGGCATCCTACTAGAATCTGATAAGGACTTTAACACTCTTACAGGCTCTTTAAATGTTGGTGGCGATTCTCTTAAGGGATTCGATGCTTTCAAGAAGGGCGATTCAGATTCATTCGAAGGTCTTGAAAAAATCGATGATTATACTTTCTCTATAACAGTCGATGCTTCACAACTACCATATTTTGAATCCCAAGCCCTATCAAATGCAGGTCCTACACCTCTTCACTATATTGGTCAAAACCTTGCTGTAGCAAAAGATGGTAAGAAACTTGTTGTAAAAGATGGCTACCAAGTGACTGACCAAGACAAGGAAAATTACAAGAAATCTATAGATAATCAAATTGCCCTCCTAAAAGAAAACTTTGACAAAGACAATGAAGGTGAGGATAAGGAAAGCGAAGATTACAAAAAAGCCAAGGAAGAATTAGATCAAAAAGAAAAAGATTTAGAGGCCAGAAAAAACGGTGATGTTGATCCAACAAGACTTCTAATTGAAGAAGCCATGATAAAAGAAACTAGCGATTACAGGTTCAATCCTGCTGTTACTTGCGGACCTTATAAATTCAATAAATTTGAAAATAACATGGTAAAACTTGACCTTAATGAGAATTACCAAGGTAACTTCAAGGGCCAAAAAGCAAGTATCCCTCACATCATAGTTCAATTGGTAAATAGAAATATAGGCCCAGACCTCCTAGAAAATGGCGACATCGACATTTGGGAAGGTGAAACTGATGGAGCTAAAATTGACCAACTTAAAAAAGCTCAAGAAGCAGGCAAAATAGGGTTAACTTCTTATGAAAGAAATGGTTATGGAAATATAATCTTTTTAACAGACAGAGGAGCCACTCAATACAAGGAAGTAAGACAAGCTATAGCAAGCCTAATGGACAGGAATGAATTTGTTCAAGCTTTCCTAGGTGGTTATGGAGTTGTGACAAATGGTATGTACGGCCAAAGCCAATGGATGTATAAGGAAAGAGGAAGTGACCTACAAGAAAAACTTACAAACTGGGTTTTAAATATTGATAAGGCAAATGAATTGTTAGATAAAACTCCTTACAAGTTTGAAAAAGACGGCAAGACCCCATGGTATAAGGCAAAAGCTCTCGATGAATTTAGCAAAAACCAAGAAGGATTTGACTATTATAGGTATGACGAAAATGGCAATAAGCTTGTTGTTAACCAATATGGTGCAGAACAATCTCCAATCACAACCCTAATATCCAACCAACTTCCTCCAAATGCTAAACAAGCTGGTATGGAATATAATGTGACAGCAGGTTCCTTCTCAACCCTAATGGATTATTTAAGTTTCCCAAAAGAAGATGCACAATATACTGCATTTTCAATGGCTTCAGACTTTTCAACACCATTTGACCCATGGTTCTACTATTCATCAGAGGGTCCATTTAACAGAAGCAAGGTTAATGATCCAAAGGCTGATGAAGTAACATCAAACTTAAGAAAAACAGACCCAACTGACAAAGAAGGCTACCTAGATAAATGGGAAGAATTCCAAAAATGGTACAACGACTATCTACCAGAAATCCCACTATATTCAAATGTATTCCACACAGGATATTCAAACAGGATTAAAGGCTTCGATGTCATTACACCAGTATGGCAAGCTTGCGATCAAATCAACGCAATGACACTTGAAAAATAA
- a CDS encoding ATP-dependent Clp protease ATP-binding subunit, whose translation MENNRLNRLTQQARRESYSLNHDYIGTEHLLLALMKTGSGATKALEAAGANYELLRSIVINNIGRGTAVRPATEYSKKVRKILETARFYANNRRALATSEEDVLLAIINDEDSFTNIMFLLSGVDKETIKKQLLSMVRAEKSEGKAPSKFSENITNFCTNLNDMAKAGKIDPVIGRDEEIKRIIQILMRRTKNNPILIGEPGVGKTAIAEGLAYELVNGNLPGIMKDKTILSLDLASMIAGTKYRGDFEDRLKKLFEEAANRDDLILFIDEFHMVLGAGAAEGSMDAANILKPILAKGDLQVIGATTIDEYRKHVEKDSALARRMQEVQVDEPSLEDSKKIIRGLKPMYEDHHKVEITDEAINAAVDLSDRYITDRFLPDKAIDLIDEAASKLRILAFDDEEENTDTNEDILEKLKAEKDQAVLDQDFEKAAKLRDIINQKKFDLEEEKEEEKAAYKLAISYDDIANIVASWSKVPVERLTEDEKAKYASLDKNLAGTVIGQDEAIASVARAIKRARVGLKDPKKPIGSFIFVGPTGVGKTYLAKSLAGALFGSEDRLVRMDMSEYMEKFAVSRLVGSPPGYVGYEEGGQLTEAVRTNPYSVILFDEIEKAHPDVFNLLLQILDDGRLTDGQGRTIDFKNTIIIMTSNVGVSSLAKATSIGFDLAEDKQEADNERNKEIITKAIKDSFAPEFLNRLDGTIMFNSLSQANIREITGLMLEKTRARLNEIGIEIAFDERVVNLLAKEGFNSEYGARPLERHITKMIDDRLAEDILDNKLDKDMTIRIYVQNDRLCFRNITKSKKASKEARQEAKA comes from the coding sequence ATGGAAAATAATAGATTAAACAGACTAACCCAACAGGCCAGGCGTGAGTCCTATAGTCTAAACCACGACTATATAGGGACTGAACACCTCCTCCTTGCCCTCATGAAAACAGGGTCAGGGGCGACTAAGGCCCTAGAGGCGGCAGGTGCTAATTACGAGCTTTTAAGGTCCATTGTCATTAACAATATTGGCAGGGGCACAGCTGTAAGGCCTGCGACTGAATATAGCAAAAAAGTAAGGAAAATTTTAGAAACTGCGAGATTTTACGCCAATAACAGACGTGCCCTTGCCACAAGTGAAGAAGACGTCCTTTTGGCAATTATAAACGATGAAGATTCCTTCACAAATATCATGTTTTTACTCTCAGGAGTGGACAAGGAAACAATCAAAAAGCAACTCCTAAGCATGGTTAGGGCAGAAAAATCAGAAGGTAAGGCACCTTCTAAATTCAGTGAAAATATCACAAATTTCTGCACAAACCTAAATGACATGGCCAAGGCCGGAAAGATTGACCCGGTAATAGGTAGGGATGAGGAAATCAAGAGGATAATCCAAATCCTAATGAGAAGGACCAAAAATAACCCAATCCTAATCGGGGAACCAGGCGTGGGCAAGACTGCCATCGCAGAAGGTCTTGCATATGAACTTGTAAATGGGAATCTCCCTGGCATTATGAAGGACAAAACTATTTTAAGCCTGGACCTTGCTTCAATGATTGCAGGGACCAAGTACAGGGGCGATTTTGAAGATAGGCTAAAAAAATTATTCGAAGAAGCCGCTAATCGTGACGATTTGATTTTATTTATAGATGAGTTTCACATGGTTCTAGGTGCTGGTGCTGCCGAAGGATCAATGGATGCGGCCAATATCCTAAAGCCAATTTTGGCTAAGGGAGATCTTCAGGTAATAGGGGCTACAACCATTGATGAATACAGGAAACACGTGGAAAAGGACTCGGCCCTTGCTCGACGTATGCAGGAAGTCCAAGTCGACGAGCCAAGCCTTGAGGATTCTAAAAAAATCATTAGGGGCCTAAAGCCTATGTACGAAGACCACCACAAGGTAGAAATCACAGACGAGGCCATAAATGCGGCTGTTGACCTATCTGATAGGTATATTACAGATAGATTCTTGCCAGATAAGGCCATAGACCTAATAGACGAGGCGGCCTCAAAGCTAAGGATTTTGGCCTTTGACGATGAGGAAGAAAACACAGATACCAATGAAGATATACTGGAGAAATTGAAGGCGGAAAAGGACCAGGCAGTTCTTGACCAAGATTTCGAAAAGGCCGCCAAGCTCCGCGATATAATAAATCAAAAGAAGTTTGACCTGGAAGAGGAAAAGGAAGAGGAAAAAGCGGCCTACAAGCTAGCTATTTCCTACGATGATATAGCAAATATTGTCGCTTCTTGGTCCAAAGTTCCAGTTGAAAGGCTCACAGAAGACGAAAAAGCCAAGTATGCTAGCCTTGATAAAAATTTGGCGGGCACAGTTATCGGCCAAGATGAGGCAATAGCAAGTGTTGCCCGTGCCATCAAAAGGGCAAGGGTAGGACTTAAAGATCCTAAAAAACCAATTGGTTCTTTCATCTTTGTGGGACCTACAGGTGTGGGTAAGACTTACCTTGCAAAAAGTTTAGCAGGGGCCCTTTTTGGCTCAGAAGACAGGCTAGTTAGGATGGATATGAGTGAATATATGGAAAAATTTGCCGTAAGCCGTTTGGTGGGATCTCCTCCAGGCTATGTTGGCTACGAAGAAGGTGGCCAACTCACCGAGGCAGTTAGGACCAATCCATATTCCGTAATCCTCTTTGACGAAATCGAAAAGGCCCACCCAGACGTCTTTAACCTCCTTCTTCAAATCCTAGATGACGGAAGGCTCACAGATGGTCAGGGTAGGACCATTGACTTTAAAAACACAATAATAATTATGACCTCAAATGTTGGTGTATCAAGCCTTGCTAAGGCCACATCAATCGGTTTTGACCTGGCAGAAGATAAGCAAGAGGCCGACAACGAACGCAACAAGGAAATAATAACAAAGGCCATCAAGGATTCCTTTGCGCCAGAATTTTTAAACAGGCTAGATGGAACAATCATGTTCAATTCCCTAAGCCAAGCTAATATCAGGGAAATAACTGGCTTAATGCTTGAAAAAACTAGGGCTAGACTTAATGAAATCGGCATAGAAATAGCCTTTGACGAGAGGGTTGTAAACCTCCTTGCCAAGGAAGGCTTCAACTCCGAATATGGAGCAAGACCACTAGAACGCCACATCACAAAGATGATAGACGATAGGCTTGCTGAAGATATTCTTGATAACAAGCTTGATAAGGACATGACTATTAGGATTTATGTTCAAAACGATAGGTTGTGTTTTAGAAACATTACTAAATCTAAGAAAGCTTCTAAAGAAGCTAGGCAAGAAGCAAAAGCATAA
- a CDS encoding ATP--guanido phosphotransferase: MRDFAKDILISTNLSLRRNIKGYDFPTTMTYDESLVIMDMVRSVFGDRLVLLTDLDDETIDRLISEMVLSPDVTNKLAQVGLIFEGDTTLVINDRDHISINISNFDLDLTGAYKKAVEIEKVLDSHFDFAFSSEYGYLTSGARNAGTGLEIWMKLFLFGLIDNPKTYAGFEQAMVYAGLYPQKFIPQGLKSYADDLYLLKNYGNYREKPESYLKKIEKDLETLVKNERRFRRDYRILNNIDDREVEEEIDLIEKSLETGLVKSIDKMMKGLYRLKKYQLLGFNIKLSEDELNKMIKNLSSHKYKENFDAGRYEYLMKEMGESHGK, encoded by the coding sequence TTGAGAGATTTTGCAAAAGACATCCTAATCTCTACCAACCTATCTTTAAGGAGAAACATCAAGGGCTATGATTTTCCAACAACCATGACCTATGACGAGTCCCTTGTAATAATGGATATGGTAAGGAGCGTTTTTGGTGATAGGCTTGTTTTACTTACTGATTTGGACGACGAAACCATTGATAGACTCATTTCAGAAATGGTCCTAAGTCCTGATGTGACTAATAAACTTGCCCAGGTTGGCCTTATTTTTGAGGGGGATACTACCCTTGTAATCAACGATAGGGACCACATTTCCATAAATATTTCAAACTTTGATTTGGATTTAACTGGGGCTTACAAAAAGGCAGTCGAAATTGAAAAAGTTCTCGATAGCCATTTTGATTTTGCCTTTTCTAGCGAATACGGTTATCTGACAAGTGGGGCGAGAAATGCGGGAACAGGCCTCGAAATTTGGATGAAATTATTCCTTTTTGGTTTGATTGATAATCCAAAAACCTACGCAGGCTTTGAGCAGGCTATGGTTTACGCAGGCCTATACCCACAGAAATTTATTCCCCAAGGCTTAAAGTCTTATGCAGATGACCTATATTTGCTAAAAAATTATGGAAATTACAGGGAAAAGCCTGAATCCTACCTCAAAAAGATAGAAAAAGACCTAGAAACTCTGGTCAAAAACGAGAGAAGGTTTAGGAGAGATTATAGGATTTTAAATAATATAGACGATAGAGAAGTAGAAGAAGAGATTGATTTAATCGAAAAAAGCCTTGAAACAGGACTTGTTAAGAGCATTGATAAGATGATGAAGGGCCTTTATAGGCTTAAAAAATACCAACTTTTGGGCTTTAATATAAAATTATCAGAAGATGAATTAAATAAGATGATCAAAAATCTTTCTTCTCACAAGTATAAGGAAAATTTCGATGCCGGAAGGTACGAATATTTGATGAAAGAAATGGGGGAAAGCCATGGAAAATAA
- a CDS encoding UvrB/UvrC motif-containing protein translates to MKCDKCGKDASVSLKVIFNGNSHNIHLCSDCMKKYSNAPENFDPTKISGENISFNPKDLEGLLQKFIPSLEEVIDGFYEYKYNQANKELSYILNVDEKSCPYCGNLESNIRNGVFGCAHCYNLDKALTDKVLKTYNNFSDYKGAYPRAERKFKEVADEIKELSKRLNESVQTEDYELAADLKEKIDKLNMQVKN, encoded by the coding sequence ATGAAATGTGATAAATGCGGCAAGGATGCCAGTGTGAGCCTAAAGGTGATTTTTAATGGCAATAGCCACAATATCCACCTTTGCTCAGATTGTATGAAAAAATATTCAAATGCTCCAGAAAATTTTGATCCGACAAAAATTAGCGGGGAAAATATTTCTTTCAATCCAAAGGATTTGGAAGGACTTTTGCAAAAGTTTATCCCAAGTCTTGAGGAAGTTATAGATGGGTTTTATGAATATAAATACAACCAGGCCAACAAAGAATTGTCCTATATCCTAAATGTAGATGAAAAATCCTGCCCATATTGTGGGAATTTGGAGTCAAATATTAGAAATGGGGTCTTTGGTTGTGCCCATTGCTATAACCTAGACAAGGCCCTTACAGACAAGGTTTTAAAGACCTACAACAATTTTAGCGACTACAAGGGTGCCTACCCAAGAGCAGAAAGAAAGTTTAAAGAAGTGGCTGATGAGATCAAGGAATTATCAAAGAGGCTCAACGAATCTGTTCAAACAGAGGATTATGAGCTGGCAGCCGATCTTAAGGAAAAAATTGATAAATTAAATATGCAGGTGAAAAATTGA